The Pelmatolapia mariae isolate MD_Pm_ZW linkage group LG10_11, Pm_UMD_F_2, whole genome shotgun sequence genome includes a region encoding these proteins:
- the kiaa0319 gene encoding dyslexia-associated protein KIAA0319, translated as MWDNMLLLLIHAVEAAVASQCWQGATFSEAVVSPVVESSGILRVPGVSSLPQCVAACCDLPGYDLAWLFEGRCYVLSCQQRENCQPRQTPGADSFLAFLRRPSPQTLVLQSLVRGEPYGGRWRPLSRSSEAPGDLEALKDLSLFDTPHRGFPDPGMLDVEYSEDSQEERGGASPEQETNQPPLKGGASFNQSEAEDGPERRPTKSSAALNVSRGEEGGAKRPTEVTPQESTESSSTSPPLRPETSLAPAHTPSSTTANPAPPLLVSLGNPVEATTVKPAIPAAPEPTSRPTSDAVKVLQSAAGTPPSTTHLTVTSDLTTSTLSAASFNPTTAATESAASASVSQVGGSNRGPVAVVGPDRSLSLPVSSLLLNGSGSSDDSGIVSYRWEAVSGPSGLRLDDADQPVATASGVRAGRYTFRLTVSDQEGATDSASLTVKVPEASSFLPVAHASGSHSLTLPNNSLVLRGSVTNADQTTVHFLWTRDSQSPAAGDVLYGSDTQPSLYLANLVEGTYLFQLKVTNAQGRSGSATATVEVRPEPGGGEQVELEMLVSVSQVSVAQRDTVVRQLAALIHVLDSDLHVRALQGHSHISTVLRFSVRGASGPLSASRLVGVLRSQLLFEKSDYLLFRVLRVDTVLCLLSCSGRGQCDPITKQCACDPFWTENLIRRYLGDGESNCEWRVLYVILTSFVLVVLILSLGWTFICCCKRRRQTKARKKTKYTILDNMDEQERVELRPKFSIKHRSTEHNSSLMMSESELDSDQDTIFSRDRPVRSRNRISAMAARNGDAFG; from the exons ATGTGGGACAACATGCTTCTGCTACTGATCCACGCGGTGGAAG CTGCAGTGGCATCTCAGTGCTGGCAGGGGGCGACCTTCTCCGAGGCCGTGGTGTCTCCCGTGGTCGAGAGCAGCGGTATTCTGCGGGTGCCTGGCGTGTCGTCCCTGCCGCAGTGTGTGGCAGCGTGCTGCGACCTGCCCGGCTACGACCTGGCGTGGCTGTTCGAGGGCCGCTGCTACGTGCTGAGCTGCCAGCAGAGGGAGAACTGCCAGCCCCGGCAGACGCCTGGCGCTGACTCGTTCCTCGCCTTCCTGCGACGTCCATCCCCGCAGACGCTGGTGCTTCAGTCCCTGGTGAGGGGGGAGCCGTACGGCGGGCGCTGGAGGCCCCTCTCACGCTCGTCTGAGGCGCCCGGCGACTTGGAGGCCCTGAAAGATCTCTCCCTGTTCGACACACCACATCGAGGCTTCCCAGACCCCGGGATGCTGGATGTCGAGTACTCAGAGGACAGCCAGGAGGAGAGGGGCGGAGCCAGCCCAGAACAAGAGACCAATCAGCCGCCTTTGAAAGGGGGGGCCAGCTTCAATCAATCAGAAGCTGAGGATGGTCCagagaggaggccgacaaaGAGCAGCGCGGCCCTGAACGTGAGCCGGGGAGAGGAGGGTGGGGCCAAGAGACCGACGGAGGTGACACCACAGGAATCG ACGGAGAGCAGCTCCACCTCTCCACCCCTGAGACCCGAGACCAGCTTAGCTCCAGCCCACACCCCCAGCAGCACCACAGCAAACCCAG CTCCACCCCTGCTGGTGTCTCTTGGAAACCCCGTAGAAGCGACCACAGTGAAACCCGCCATTCCAGCTGCTCCTGAACCTACCAGCAGACCCACGTCAG ACGCTGTGAAGGTGCTTCAGTCTGCAGCCGGAACTCCACCTTCCACCACCCACCtgactgtgacctctgaccttactACCTCAACCTTGTCAGCAGCCAGCTTTAACCCTACGACGGCAGCGACTGAGTCAGCAG CTTCAGCGTCGGTGTCACAGGTTGGAGGGTCAAACCGCGGTCCAGTGGCCGTCGTGGGCCCCGACAGGAGCCTGTCTCTCCCGGTGAGCAGCTTGCTGCTCAACGGCAGCGGCAGCAGTGACGACAGCGGCATCGTCAGCTACCGCTGGGAGGCGGTCAG CGGGCCTTCCGGGCTGAGGCTGGACGACGCAGATCAGCCCGTCGCCACAGCCTCAGGGGTTCGGGCGGGGCGCTACACCTTCAGACTGACCGTCTCTGACCAGGAGGGGGCGACAGACAGCGCCTCGCTGACCGTCAAAGTCCCAGAAG ccAGTAGTTTTCTTCCGGTCGCCCACGCCAGCGGTAGCCACTCACTCACTCTGCCCAACAACTCTCTGGTCCTCAGAGGCTCGGTCACCAACGCCGATCAGACCACGGTCCACTTCCTGTGGACCCGAGACAGCCAGAGTCCTGCTGCTGGG GACGTCCTGTACGGCTCGGATACTCAGCCCTCGCTCTACCTCGCCAACCTGGTCGAAGGCACCTACCTGTTCCAGCTGAAGGTGACCAACGCGCAGGGGCGCTCCGGCTCCGCCACGGCCACCGTGGAGGTGCGACCAG AGCCCGGCGGCGGCGAGCAGGTGGAGCTGGAGATGCTGGTGTCGGTGTCTCAGGTGAGCGTGGCTCAGAGAGACACGGTGGTCCGACAGCTCGCCGCTCTGATCCACGTCCTCGACAGCGACCTCCACGTGCGAGCGCTGCAGGGACACTCCCACATCAG CACTGTGTTGCGGTTCTCCGTGCGCGGCGCCTCGGGGCCCCTCTCCGCCTCCCGATTGGTCGGCGTGCTGCGCAGCCAGCTGCTCTTCGAGAAGAGCGACTACCTGCTGTTCAGAGTCCTGAGGGTGGACACCGTCT TGTGTCTGCTCAGCTGTTCGGGGCGTGGTCAGTGCGATCCAATCACCAAGCAGTGTGCCTGCGACCCCTTCTGGACCGAGAACCTGATTCGTCGTTACCTTGGCGACGGAGAGAGCAACTGCG AGTGGAGGGTCCTGTACGTCATCCTGACCAGCTTCGTGCTCGTCGTCCTCATCCTGTCGCTCGGCTGGACGTTCATCTGCTGCTGTAAGAG GAGACGACAGACCAAAGCgaggaagaaaaccaaatacACCATCTTGGACAACATGGACGAGCAGGAGAGGGTGGAGCTCCGCCCCAAATTCA GTATCAAGCACCGCAGCACGGAGCACAACTCCAGCCTCATGATGTCTGAGTCGGAGCTGGACAGCGACCAGGACACCATCTTCAGCCGCGACCGGCCGGTCCGCAGCAGGAACCGCATCAGCGCCATGGCCGCCCGCAACGGCGACGCCTTCGGATGA